Proteins from a single region of Pyrus communis chromosome 6, drPyrComm1.1, whole genome shotgun sequence:
- the LOC137737105 gene encoding probable LRR receptor-like serine/threonine-protein kinase At1g67720, giving the protein MVFSFKFMFIIYICFLSSVVSQVQDFVSIDCGGTSNYTDPSTGLPWISDVGLMSQGKSVQVENPNGNQQQFQKRRDFPIDSKKYCYTLNTVERRRYLVRATFQYGSLKSEDTYPKFELYLDATQWATVTIFDASRTYVNEMIIRASSDSVDVCICCATTGFPFISTLELRPFNLSMYATDYEDKFFLKVAARVNFGASSKDAIRYPDDPYDRIWDSDLVKRQNYLVGVAPGTERISTSRDVDTRSKEYPPMKVMQTAVVGTKGVLSYRLNLDGFPGMARAYAYFAEIEDLGANESRKFRLEQPNLADYNRAVVNIAENANGDYTLYEPSYMNVSLEFVLSFSFRETPDSTRGPLLNAIEISKYVQIAAKTDRQDLAVLNALRFMSAENLSVDEGDPCLPTPWEWVNCSSTAPSRITIIDLSGKNVKGEIPVELKNMQDLTELWLDGNYLTGQFPDISNLINLKILHLENNKFTGALPSYLASLPSLQELYIQNNSFSGEIPAGLLTGKIKFKYEYNLGLRKGERKQKHFKLIIGISVGVVAVVSLLLLGTLLILRNHRRKSSLQRSNGKGDSLRASTKPSTHYSISRKDEGVACYITLPDLEEATNNFSKKIGKGSFGSVYYGKMKDGKEIAVKMMADSSTHMNKQFATEVALLSRIHHRNLVPLIGYCEEEHQCILVYEYMHNGTLRDHIHGSTTQKRLDWQMRLRIAEDAARGLEYLHTGCNPSIIHRDVKTSNILLDINMRAKVSDFGLSRQAEEDLTHISSVARGTVGYLDPEYYASQQLTEKSDVYSFGVVLLELISGRKVVSEEDFGSELNIVHWARSLIRKGDVESIMDPVLVGSVKIESIWRIAEVALQCVEQHGVSRPRMQEIIVAVQDAMKIEKGSESNRKISPSSSTSKAQSSRKTLLTSFLEIESPDLSKDCLVPSAR; this is encoded by the exons TTTATAATTTATATCTGCTTTCTGTCATCTGTTGTTTCCCAAGTTCAAG ACTTTGTGAGCATAGACTGTGGAGGGACAAGTAACTACACCGACCCAAGCACTGGACTGCCATGGATTTCAGACGTGGGACTAATGTCCCAGGGCAAATCAGTCCAGGTCGAAAACCCTAATGGAAACCAGCAGCAGTTTCAGAAACGCAGGGATTTTCCCATAGACAGCAAGAAGTACTGCTACACACTGAACACTGTGGAGAGGAGGAGGTATTTAGTCCGGGCAACGTTTCAGTACGGCAGTCTCAAAAGTGAAGACACATATCCGAAATTCGAGCTTTACTTGGATGCCACGCAGTGGGCAACCGTGACTATTTTTGATGCTTCAAGAACTTACGTGAATGAAATGATCATTAGGGCTTCGTCCGATTCGGTTGATGTGTGTATATGTTGTGCAACAACAGGGTTTCCGTTTATTTCGACTTTGGAGCTGAGACCTTTCAATCTTTCGATGTACGCCACAGATTATGAGGATAAGTTTTTCCTGAAAGTTGCAGCCAGGGTAAATTTTGGTGCTTCAAGCAAAGATGCCATAAG GTACCCAGATGATCCATATGATAGAATTTGGGATTCTGATCTTGTGAAAAGGCAGAACTATCTGGTTGGAGTGGCACCAGGTACAGAAAGAATCAGTACATCAAGGGATGTAGACACAAGGAGTAAAGAATACCCGCCGATGAAAGTAATGCAGACCGCGGTTGTTGGCACGAAGGGAGTGTTGAGCTACAGATTGAATCTTGATGGCTTCCCAGGAATGGCTCGAGCTTATGCTTACTTCGCGGAAATTGAGGATTTAGGAGCAAATGAGAGTCGAAAGTTCAGGTTAGAACAACCTAATTTGGCTGATTATAACAGAGCAGTTGTAAATATTGCTGAGAATGCAAATGGAGACTATACTCTTTATGAGCCGAGCTACATGAATGTGAGTCTGGAGTTTGTTCTGTCATTTTCCTTTCGTGAGACCCCTGATTCTACGCGAGGGCCACTTCTAAATGCAATAGAGATAAGTAAATATGTTCAAATTGCTGCGAAGACCGATAGGCAAGATT TGGCGGTTCTCAATGCACTTCGCTTCATGTCTGCTGAAAATCTGTCGGTAGATGAAGGCGATCCTTGTCTTCCAACTCCGTGGGAATGGGTGAATTGTAGCTCCACAGCACCTTCGAGAATCACAATAAT TGACCTGTCAGGAAAGAATGTGAAGGGTGAAATCCCCGTGGAGCTTAAAAACATGCAGGATTTGACAGAATT GTGGTTGGATGGTAACTACCTAACTGGACAATTTCCTGACATTAGTAATCTTATCAATCTAAAGATTCT GCATCTAGAGAATAACAAATTCACTGGTGCGCTACCTTCCTACCTGGCTAGCTTGCCAAGCTTACAAGAATT GTACATACAGAACAACTCTTTCAGTGGGGAAATTCCTGCTGGGCTGTTAACTGGGAAAATCAAATTTAA ATATGAATATAATCTCGGACTACGTAAGGGGGAACGAAAACAGAAGCATTTCAAGTTGATAATTGGAATTTCTGTCGGAGTAGTTGCAGTTGTATCACTTTTATTATTGGGGACTCTATTGATATTGCGTAATCATCGAAGAAAGTCATCTCTTCAGAGAAGTAATGGAAAAG GTGACTCTCTGCGTGCCAGCACCAAGCCTTCAACTCACTATTCAATTTCTCGGAAGGATGAAGGCGTAGCTTGCTACATTACACTTCCTGATCTGGAAGAAGCGACCAACAACTTCTCAAAAAAAATTGGCAAAGGAAGCTTTGGATCCGTATATTATGGAAAGATGAAAGATGGAAAGGAGATAGCGGTTAAAATGATGGCGGATTCGTCTACCCACATGAATAAGCAATTTGCAACTGAGGTAGCACTCTTGTCACGAATTCATCATCGAAACTTGGTTCCTCTAATTGGATACTGTGAGGAAGAACATCAATGCATTCTGGTTTACGAGTATATGCACAATGGCACCTTACGCGATCACATACACG GTTCTACCACTCAGAAGCGCTTAGATTGGCAAATGCGCCTTCGCATTGCAGAAGATGCAGCTAGAG GTCTCGAGTACTTGCACACTGGATGCAACCCTAGTATCATCCACCGGGACGTGAAAACAAGCAACATTCTCTTAGACATAAACATGAGAGCAAAAGTATCAGATTTTGGATTGTCTAGGCAAGCGGAAGAGGATTTAACGCACATATCTAGCGTGGCTCGTGGAACAGTAGGCTACCTTGATCCCGA GTATTATGCTAGTCAGCAATTAACCGAGAAAAGTGATGTGTACAGTTTTGGGGTTGTTCTTTTGGAACTGATTTCAGGAAGAAAGGTTGTTTCAGAAGAAGACTTTGGTTCTGAGTTGAACATTGTTCACTGG GCAAGATCCTTGATTCGTAAAGGGGATGTGGAAAGCATCATGGATCCTGTCCTGGTAGGAAGTGTGAAAATTGAGTCGATTTGGAGAATTGCTGAAGTTGCACTCCAGTGTGTTGAGCAACATGGAGTTTCGAGGCCAAGAATGCAGGAAATAATTGTGGCCGTTCAAGATGCTATGAAGATTGAAAAGGGCAGTGAATCCAACCGGAAAATATCACCCAGCAGTAGCACTTCAAAAGCACAATCCTCCAGGAAAACTTTGCTAACAAGCTTTCTTGAAATTGAGAGCCCTGACTTGTCCAAGGATTGCCTAGTCCCATCTGCCAGATGA
- the LOC137736874 gene encoding trans-Golgi network-localized SYP41-interacting protein 1-like, whose translation MRAILMSEKPGLKQVLEDSAAEAEGDQLIRGSPIANGLAKDSNAIRDDVAEPVNQELGSAWPVVESVADGDNQVAEDKGKVKEDSGKEEFVDCSEDYAMDELDRLRLLLDTTVGEKESLARQFDEEREAFAREIASLRFQLNALTDQQPLIDESGNFVDDKESREDDKGTDTRWSELITECSGLVKTALEKRLQTEAAVRELDGVVFKKDQEIEELNAKINEFSVLNDVVAIFLNSAQRSVEVSSEVQIEKDTHIEVVTNRMLASLGGVVDQQEMLDGSIGGKLVHVEQGTSMLIEKFTRMLSEIEQLRQSLPEARSDHKSQELGGVFAAACDELLELKRKEAEFVERLGHLEDENRKLIEELENQKGIVEAVNADLGQTKMELEQEKHRCSNTREKLTMAITKGKALVQQRDSLKQSIAEKTSELEKCLIELQEKSSALEAAELTKEELIRSENSIASWQEIVYQKNVIIESLEDIMSQTGVPEELQSMDILEKLRWLSDENDKLKGISLEFKNLRDAMHAIDLPEVISSSDLESQVNWLRESVSQAKEEVLMLCDEITATKEVARKNIDHLTDSLSAELQAREYLQAELDNRTSEYQEIVKKEQQVSLEKADMAKEEVLMLRDEITATKEVARKNIEDLTASLSDELQAKEYLQAELDNLTSEYQEIVKKEQQVSSEKADMVRMLLDVSGVLADNEEVYQPSLDPALLVDRCIGKIKEESNASLDSPKVDAELFETIQSHLYVRDQKLMLCETLLEEETLVRSEMNNLSNELRAVSQKLAALEEEKGNLQRDFERSEEKNTVLREKLSMAVKKGKGLVQDRENLKHLLDDKKSEIEKLQLELQQEQLALAECRDKISSLSADVHRIPKLDADLVAMKEQRDQLEQFLVESNNMLQRVIECIDGIALPVDSIFEEPVGKVNFIAGYISECQDAKENAEHELSKVKEEVNNLAGKLAEAHSTLKSLENELSVAESDISLLAEQKREMELGKTNVEKESEKAIEEAMSQASKYNEVCASKKSLEEALSIAENSISVLVSEKEGALVGRASAETELEKVKEEVDTQTSKLTEANKAIKLLEDSLSLVQTNVSLLTEQNNEVHIGRTNLEVELKKLQEEARIHDNKLADAQTTIKSLEDALLKAENDISVLQGEKKNAEDEILTLNSKLNTQDEELSGTNCSTESRSIELSGHLHNLHLLMKDDTLLATMKRCFEKKFESLKDVDLILRNIKDNCVSMNSEELQRHRVLEEDSYVTKSFSDGIDTISSVEKVTGEASVADADMSSCLKQTVERFQMREDVFAEIFECLSSSVDGFIANLLRNLQAVRDEVIARFENMESVKQQATNLEICKQEQENTIAILENDLKSLLSACTAAIGELQFGVENNLLELSSVPELEKLKHNLPQETVISGETTETDEQGLQDSKYGKTAEMLYVSIRKVKALIKQFERTSKVAASTIEDLQCKLTEARTISKKAIEERDLGQNRISKLDADVEALQNSCSKLTLRLEDYQSQEDKFNEKEVEVLSLRNALSMKEQEAEDSLLSASEIKTLFDKIGRIEIPESHGGDLEPHNSAHVKKLFYVIDNITDHQYRINLLSYENEELQSTLGTRNLEIEQLKEEAESYDRDRQDRVKMKNELSVLIYSLEKIIDMSGGSDLVVDQKSSGVTGLLSVLEKQVRALQLESESSKSKAQELGTKLDESQKVVEELSTKVNSLQGRAAQPEIVQERSIFEAPSTGSEISEIEDGGSHGKNAISPVQSAAHVRTMRKGSTEHLAIEIGPESTRLINNEETDEDKGHVFKSLNASGLVPRQGKLIADRIDGIWVSGGRVLMSRPRARLGLIAYWLFLHLWLLGTIL comes from the exons ATGCGTGCCATTCTGATGTCTGAGAAACCTGGTTTGAAGCAGGTTCTGGAGGACTCGGCAGCTGAGGCGGAGGGAGATCAACTGATTCGAGGCAGTCCAATTGCGAATGGGTTGGCCAAGGATTCGAATGCAATTCGAGACGACGTCGCCGAGCCGGTGAATCAG GAATTAGGGTCGGCTTGGCCGGTGGTGGAATCGGTGGCAGACGGTGATAACCAGGTGGCGGAAGATAAAGGCAAAGTGAAGGAGGATTCGGGGAAAGAGGAGTTTGTGGATTGCTCGGAGGATTACGCGATGGATGAGTTGGATCGCCTGCGGCTTTTGCTGGATACTACTGTTGGCGAGAAGGAAAGTTTGGCGCGCCAATTCGAT GAAGAAAGAGAGGCTTTTGCTAGAGAAATTGCTAGTCTTCGGTTTCAGCTGAATGCTCTTACTGATCAACAGCCATTGATTGACGAAAGCGGTAATTTTGTTGATGACAAAGAAAGTAGGGAAGATGATAAGGGTACGGATACCCGGTGGAGTGAGTTGATAACTGAATGCTCTGGACTTGTTAAAACGGCTTTGGAGAAACGGTTGCAGACTGAGGCCGCGGTGAGAGAACTTGATGGAGTTGTGTTTAAGAAGGATCAAGAGATTGAGGAACTCAATGCCAAGATCAATGAGTTTTCGGTTTTGAATGACGTGGTTGCAATTTTTTTGAATTCTGCTCAGAGGTCTGTGGAAGTGTCATCTGAGGTTCAGATTGAGAAGGATACGCACATTGAAGTTGTGACAAACAGGATGCTGGCTTCCCTTGGGGGAGTCGTTGATCAACAAGAAATGTTGGATGGTTCTATCGGTGGAAAATTAGTACATGTTGAGCAAGGCACTTCTATGCTAATTGAGAAGTTCACCAGGATGCTTTCGGAAATTGAACAACTTAGACAGTCTTTGCCGGAAGCCAGGTCAGATCATAAATCGCAGGAATTAGGAGGGGTTTTTGCTGCTGCCTGTGATGAGTTACTTGAGCTCAAAAGAAAGGAAGCAGAGTTTGTCGAAAGATTGGGCCATCTAGAAGACGAAAATAGGAAATTGATAGAAGAACTTGAAAATCAAAAAGGGATAGTTGAGGCGGTGAATGCGGATCTAGGACAAACAAAAATGGAACTGGAGCAGGAGAAGCATAGGTGCTCTAATACCAGAGAGAAGCTTACTATGGCCATTACAAAAGGGAAGGCATTGGTGCAGCAACGGGACTCATTAAAGCAGTCCATTGCTGAAAAAACGAGTGAGCTTGAGAAGTGTTTGATTGAATTGCAAGAGAAGTCAAGTGCACTTGAAGCTGCTGAGTTAACCAAGGAGGAATTGATTAGAAGCGAAAATTCAATTGCATCCTGGCAAGAAATAGTATACCAGAAGAATGTAATCATTGAAAGTTTGGAGGACATTATGTCTCAGACCGGTGTACCTGAAGAACTTCAATCTATGGATATTCTAGAGAAACTTAGATGGCTTTCGGATGAAAATGATAAACTCAAGGGAATTTCCCTTGAATTCAAAAACTTGAGAGATGCTATGCATGCAATTGATCTACCAGAAGTTATTTCATCTTCTGACTTAGAGTCTCAAGTAAATTGGCTTAGGGAATCGGTTTCTCAGGCCAAAGAGGAAGTGCTTATGTTGTGCGATGAAATTACTGCAACTAAGGAAGTGGCACGTAAAAATATCGACCACTTAACTGATTCACTTTCAGCTGAGTTGCAGGCAAGGGAATATCTCCAAGCAGAGCTGGATAATCGGACATCCGAATACCAAGAGATTGTCAAGAAAGAGCAACAGGTGTCTTTAGAGAAGGCTGATATGGCGAAAGAGGAAGTACTTATGTTGCGTGATGAAATTACTGCAACTAAGGAAGTGGCgcgtaaaaatattgaagactTAACTGCTTCACTTTCAGATGAATTGCAGGCAAAGGAATATCTCCAAGCAGAGCTGGATAATCTGACATCTGAATACCAAGAGATTGTCAAGAAAGAGCAACAGGTGTCTTCAGAGAAGGCTGATATGGTCAGAATGTTACTCGATGTCTCAGGAGTTCTAGCGGACAATGAAGAGGTCTATCAACCTTCGTTGGACCCTGCCTTGCTTGTTGACAGATGCATTGGGAAGATAAAAGAAGAGAGTAATGCCTCACTTGATTCTCCAAAGGTTGATGCTGAGTTGTTTGAAACAATTCAAAGCCACCTGTATGTAAGGGATCAGAAATTGATGCTGTGTGAGACTTTACTAGAAGAGGAGACACTGGTGAGGTCAGAGATGAATAACCTGTCAAATGAGTTGCGGGCTGTATCTCAAAAACTTGCAGCATTGGAAGAGGAAAAAGGGAACCTGCAGAGAGATTTTGAACGATCAGAGGAGAAAAATACTGTGCTGAGGGAGAAGTTATCCATGGCAGTCAAGAAAGGTAAGGGACTGGTTCAAGACCGGGAAAACTTGAAACATCTTTTGGATGAcaagaaatcagaaattgaGAAGTTACAGCTTGAGTTACAGCAGGAACAGTTGGCACTTGCTGAATGCAGGGACAAGATAAGTAGTTTGTCTGCTGATGTACACCGCATCCCAAAGTTAGATGCTGATCTAGTTGCTATGAAGGAACAACGGGATCAACTTGAACAGTTCTTAGTGGAGAGTAATAACATGTTACAGAGAGTAATTGAATGTATTGATGGCATTGCTCTTCCTGTCGATTCAATTTTTGAAGAGCCTGTGGGGAAGGTGAATTTCATTGCAGGATACATAAGTGAATGTCAGGATGCCAAGGAAAATGCAGAGCATGAGTTGAGTAAAGTAAAAGAGGAAGTCAATAATCTGGCTGGTAAGTTAGCAGAAGCTCACTCAACTTTAAAGTCTCTGGAAAATGAATTGTCGGTTGCAGAGAGTGATATTTCTCTGCTTGCTGAACAAAAGAGGGAAATGGAATTGGGTAAGACCAATGTTGAAAAAGAGTCGGAGAAAGCAATTGAGGAAGCTATGTCTCAAGCTAGCAAGTACAATGAAGTTTGTGCATCTAAAAAGTCACTGGAAGAGGCGTTATCAATTGCAGAAAATAGTATATCTGTGCTTGTTAGTGAAAAAGAAGGAGCTTTAGTTGGTAGAGCTTCTGCAGAGACAGAGCTAGAGAAAGTGAAAGAGGAAGTTGATACTCAGACTAGCAAACTAACTGAGGCCAATAAGGCCATAAAGTTACTCGAAGATTCCCTATCACTGGTACAGACCAATGTTTCTTTGCTTACCGAACAAAACAATGAAGTTCACATTGGTAGGACCAATTTAGAGGTTGAACTAAAGAAACTGCAAGAGGAAGCTAGGATCCACGATAACAAGCTAGCAGATGCCCAGACAACCATAAAATCACTGGAAGATGCATTGCTGAAGGCTGAGAATGATATTTCTGTCCTTCAAggtgaaaagaaaaatgctGAAGACGAAATATTGACACTTAATTCCAAGTTAAATACACAAGACGAAGAGTTGTCTGGAACTAATTGCAGCACAGAAAGCAGGTCCATAGAGCTAAGTGGCCACCTTCATAATCTTCACCTGCTAATGAAAGATGATACTCTGTTGGCCACTATGAAAAGATGTTTCGAGAAGAAATTTGAGAGCCTGAAAGATGTGGACCTCATTCTTAGAAATATAAAGGACAATTGTGTTTCCATGAATTCAGAAGAGCTGCAAAGACATCGAGTGTTGGAG GAAGATTCATATGTGACAAAGTCTTTCTCAGATGGCATTGACACTATATCCAGTGTGGAAAAGGTTACTGGTGAGGCCAGTGTTGCAGATGCTGATATGTCTTCATGTTTGAAGCAGACTGTGGAAAGGTTCCAGATGCGAGAAGATGTTTTTGCAGAAATTTTTGAATGTTTATCTTCTTCTGTAGATGGGTTTATTGCAAATCTGTTGAGAAATCTACAGGCAGTAAGGGATGAAGTAATAGCTAGGTTTGAGAACATGGAGTCTGTCAAACAACAAGCAACTAATCTGGAAATATGTAAACAGGAACAGGagaatacaatagccatattagAAAATGATCTTAAGTCTCTACTTTCTGCTTGTACCGCTGCTATCGGAGAACTTCAATTTGGAGTCGAGAACAATTTACTTGAACTGAGCTCTGTTCCTGAGCTTGAAAAATTGAAACATAATTTGCCCCAGGAAACAGTAATCAGTGGAGAGACCACAGAAACAGATGAGCAAGGTCTACAGGACAGCAAATATGGAAAAACTGCAGAAATGTTGTATGTTTCTATTAGAAAAGTTAAAGCTTTGATTAAACAGTTTGAGAGAACAAGTAAAGTGGCAGCCTCTACAATTGAAGATCTGCAGTGTAAACTGACAGAAGCTAGGACGATTTCTAAGAAAGCCATTGAAGAAAGGGATCTAGGACAAAATAGGATTTCCAAGTTGGATGCTGATGTAGAAGCATTACAGAATTCGTGCAGTAAGCTGACACTTAGACTAGAGGATTATCAATCCCAAGAGGATAAGTTTAATGAAAAAGAGGTGGAAGTTTTATCACTGCGCAATGCTTTGTCAATGAAAGAACAAG AGGCTGAAGACTCACTCCTGTCAGCATCTGAAATTAAAACCCTTTTTGACAAGATCGGCAGGATTGAAATCCCAGAGTCACATGGAGGAGACTTGGAGCCCCACAATTCAGCTCATGTGAAGAAGCTCTTTTACGTTATTGATAATATTACTGACCATCAGTATCGGATAAACCTATTGTCTTATGAAAATGAAGAGCTGCAGTCAACTCTTGGGACTAGGAATCTCGAAATTGAACAATTGAAGGAGGAGGCTGAAAGTTACGACAGAGATAGACAAGATAGAGTGAAGATGAAAAATGAATTGTCTGTGCTCATATATAGTTTGGAAAAAATTATAGATATGTCAGGAGGTAGTGATTTAGTTGTAGACCAGAAATCTTCTGGTGTGACTGGACTTCTATCAGTATTGGAGAAGCAGGTTAGGGCTTTACAATTGGAGTCTGAAAGTTCAAAATCAAAAGCCCAGGAACTTGGTACTAAGTTGGACGAGAGCCAAAAGGTCGTGGAGGAATTATCGACCAAGGTTAATTCACTTCAAGGGCGAGCTGCTCAGCCAGAGATTGTCCAGGAAAGGAGTATCTTTGAAGCACCTTCTACTGGTTCAGAGATATCTGAAATTGAAGATGGG ggatCGCATGGAAAGAACGCAATATCTCCTGTCCAATCAGCAGCTCATGTGCGAACTATGCGGAAGGGTTCAACTGAACATCTCGCAATTGAAATTGGTCCTGAATCTACTCGTTTAATCAACAATGAAGAAACCGATGAGGACAAAG GTCATGTATTCAAATCTCTCAATGCCTCTGGTCTCGTACCAAGACAAGGAAAGTTGATTGCAGATCGAATCGATGGAATTTG GGTATCCGGCGGTCGGGTTTTGATGAGTCGCCCGAGGGCAAGGCTCGGACTGATCGCCTACTGGCTCTTCTTGCATCTGTGGCTGCTAGGAACCATTTTGTAA
- the LOC137736271 gene encoding uncharacterized protein: MVILISLSRYLLLKTWPDFAESSEAANQQVLTSLQPLDYIIVAFLPGVSEELLFRGALLPLFGSNWRSALIVAIIFGVLHLGSGRKYSFAVRATFVGLVYGYATIVSSSLIVPMASHAVNSLVGGMLWRYRSDSSRKI; this comes from the exons ATGGTCATTCTGATATCACTTAGCCGATATCTATTATTGAAGACATGGCCGGATTTCGCAGAGTCCAGCGAAGCAGCCAATCAGCAG GTCCTTACATCACTTCAACCTTTGGATTACATAATCGTTGCATTTTTGCCCGGGGTCAGCGAG GAACTTCTTTTTCGGGGTGCCTTGCTACCACTTTTTGGATCCAATTGGAGGAGCGCCTTGATAGTCGCCATCATTTTTGGTGTTCTGCACCTGGGCAGTGGCCGAAAGTATTCCTTTGCTGTCCG GGCAACTTTTGTGGGTCTTGTGTATGGTTATGCAACCATTGTCTCCTCTAGCCTTATCGTGCCAATGGCTTCTCATGCAGTCAACAGTTTGGTTGGAGGGATGTTATGGCGTTACCGATCAGATTCATCACGGAAGATATGA
- the LOC137736272 gene encoding protein NOI4-like — MAAYEKGRAAVGLGGALPKFGEWDVNDPASAEGFTVIFNKARDDRKSGGTPLIVAAAAPEKYASRKKSGKYNKLPKKSKWLICCGC, encoded by the exons ATGGCAGCT TATGAGAAGGGAAGGGCGGCAGTAGGGCTAGGGGGAGCTCTACCAAAATTTGGGGAGTGGGATGTGAACGATCCGGCATCAGCTGAAGGATTTACAGTCATATTTAACAAGGCCAGAGATGACAGAAAGTCTGGTGGAACTCCATTGATTGTTGCAGCAGCGGCCCCAGAAAAATATGCTTCCCGTAAAAAAAGTGGCAAATATAATAAGCTCCCCAAAAAG AGTAAATGGCTTATTTGCTGCGGTTGTTAG
- the LOC137737691 gene encoding E3 ubiquitin-protein ligase AIRP2-like, protein MEMIYYQPSYQESLSALEADIQHANSLAAAIPRGKGGARFQMKLVYNQLAPLFMFLLQWIDCSCTCLLPRYLNFFHIRVYKVYTDGRPSISTHGRKASIRDFYSVILPSLQRLHGDLGELDDAKEGHPRLPSMESSGKKIIKGDGSLVNAEVEREEECGICLEPCTKVVLPNCCHAMCIKCYRNWNRKSESCPFCRGNIKRVNSQDLWVLTCNDDVVDTETVSQEDLLRFYLYINSLPKDYPDALFLVYYEYSNLF, encoded by the exons atggagatgaTATATTACCAGCCTTCTTACCAGGAGTCCTTGAGTGCTTTAGAGGCAGATATACAGCATGCAAATTCTCT AGCTGCTGCAATTCCGAGAGGCAAAGGCGGTGCCCGGTTTCAGATGAAATTGGTTTACAATCAGTTGGCTCCCctatttatgtttttgttgcaATGGATTGATTGCTCATGCACTTGCCTGCTCCCTAGATACCTAAATTTCTTCCACATACGTGTCTACAAG GTATACACAGACGGTAGGCCTAGTATTTCAACTCATGGAAGGAAAGCTTCTATAAGGGACTTCTATT CTGTCATCTTACCGTCTCTTCAGCGGCTTCACGGAGATTTGGGGGAGTTGGATGATGCTAAGGAAGGACATCCTAGGCTTCCTAGCATGGAAAGCTCTGGAAAGAAGATAATTAAGGGAGATGGTAGCCTTGTTAATGCTGAGGTGGAGAGGGAAGAGGAGTGTGGGATTTGTTTAGAGCCTTGCACCAAAGTGGTCTTGCCTAATTGCTGTCACGCAATGTGCATCAAATGCTACCGCAATTG GAATAGAAAGTCGGAGTCTTGCCCATTTTGTCGTGGTAATATAAAGAGAGTTAATTCTCAAGACTTATGGGTGCTCACTTGCAACGATGATGTGGTTGACACCGAAACAGTTTCCCAAGAGGACTTGTTGCGTTTCTACCTCTATATCAACAGCCTGCCGAAAGATTACCCAGACGCCCTCTTCTTGGTGTATTACGAGTATTCTAATTTGTTCTAA